The nucleotide window ATGGCATTGGATTTCGACCCGCAAAATCCCATTTTAGCACTGGACAATTTTTCCGATGTGTTGTACTCCCTGCTGTTAGACTCCATATTTGTGACTATTGCTTATTAGGAGATAAAACACCTTCCGCACAACACAGCGATTGATTCTCgtgatttttatttaattccATAGCTTAGATttcttcaattatttttttccctatcCATAAACTTTAAAGTCCACCTGAAAGATAAGACAAAATTGTGTCAAATATTTCATCTTATTCATAtagtgtgggttttttttttttctgtttaattcatgttaataaattatacatatgttgttttttacattttaaattgtatattaacTCACTGGTTTCCCTGTCTTAAGTTATTCTGTTACATGTTCAAATGACTGTTGGAAATCTAAACAAATTGAAACCTCCCTATAGTAagctaaaagaaaaaagatgttCCAGTCTGTTTGAtgacaaaaaaatgtcaatttacAAAAGCATGTCATTTTTATCATCACAATGGCTTTACTCATCACATCTTATGATAGACTTTTGGGGTCTATGCAGTGtactataaaatatatataatatagaaatagatctagagagagagagcgctTGAGAGCGGCCCAgaaggggagggagggggagaaatggCAGCCGGAGACTATGATTTATGATTATGAATTTACCAATCATCACACTAGGCCTAATACTACAAATTGTAACGTGAcattactacatctagatctactgaaGATCTAccgatctagaatctagactctagcaGACATTCGTCTCATAGCCCGAGTCCTAACCTAAATAAGTCAGTGCCGAGTCACAGTCAGTGAGACACCGCTGAGCTGAAGCCTGAAGTTGAAGTGAGTCAGTCATTGACACTGACTTGGAATCATCTCCCTCAAGCTCGTATTTTAACATAATCGAATTCAGTCTTGAATTCGAAAAAAATACCATCTACACTTCACACTGCTTACAGTTTATCGACATGACATAAAGCCTATTTTGAAATAGccgataacaataaaaaaatatttgatgttAATTTCTATActtaaaatgtatacattttactttaaaatcaaTCGTGaccttatttcttttaaaatggctttttaaaaattaatcctTAAACTAGagttaataattatatatgtaGAATAAATGTTgcttttacatttgttttttttattcataaataaaataataataaatttaattatatttttagtatTCTTGTTGCATTTAAACGAGTATGTATTCATTATAGAGTCAGCTATATCgatcgagatctagatctatatatagagagaaaggtAACAAGTGTAGCGTGCTGGATTGATTCTATTCCTAATAAACAATCAAACATTCTGTCagcattgaaaaacaaaatccttacccctagaatagatctatgagatctaggtctagaatctatataaagtctagatctataaagaaaGTCTACATTTAGAGATCTAAAGCTGATTTAGATTTAGACCCTAGTCTAGCTCTACATTCAAGatctttatttattgtacaaaaataattttaaaatgtcattagaAACAGTACCGAAAGAACTCAGAAATCTCAGGGCATGCTTACTCTGTTCTCTTGTAAAGGTAAACaaattacaatttataaaatagatagactctagatctatatagattctagatctagtcaatgaCTGACTCACTTCAGGGGTGTCTCTCACTGAAACTGACTGTGACTGACTGACTCGGCACTGACttacttagtagttaaaagttaggcaatccatcactaaGTACCGgcacttatttttgttttacaaaaaaagcactgttatatatatatatatcattttttgtgacggtacgcaccggtacggcgtaccggcacctttttcaatgtagcgaaaaaaattattacttttcttgtattttaaggttatatattaaatttaataacatgatgAGCTCAATTACCTTAACTGGCGCTAAACTAATGGTTAATAAATGCATACATACTGAGTCTAATAGATATTATAGATTAAATCTCTAATATCTATAtcttagaaatagatctagatttacttctaggatagtctagagtctagattctagatgtaaaaTATTCTAGAATTTATAGAacagaatctatatatatatatatatatatataaataccaGACAGCAATACAAGAAGAAAGGCCACAAAAGTtgtcagaaagaaaaaacgagAATTAATGGAAAAAATCCAAATTCACTCACATTGAGGACTTACCAAAAGAGGGGGGTGGGGCTGTGTAAGGAATGACATGAAAAATAAAGATGAATAGAATagatttcaagctagatcactACAATACTTTGCATATATGtagatgacattgccttattgggtaaagacaCCTCTGACATTGCTAGAGCTTTCACACAACTGGAAGAAGCATCTTGACCTGCAGGACTTGAAAAAAACGACAGCAAAACCAAGTCTGTTctaatgacaagagacaatcaggCAGAagaacaaatatattaaaattactttAGAAGCACAAGTTTGAAAACgtagaaatgtttaaatatttaggaagcatgatacattaaaaaaataatcaaatgacAGAATCTAAGTAAAAGAATGACTAGCAGCAAGCAGAGCTTTCTATGACACACAACACATACTTAAAAGCAAATTTATACAGTatctaagaaaacaaagaaaaatatctACTAAACAATCATAAGGCCAGTAGTTATGTTAAACCATTGTCTATCCAATTGTCATTCAAGCCTAAAAATAGCAGCATGAATTAgccagaaaaaaataatgatatataGTACAATTTAAATAGCTAATTAACATAATTGATTAGATAAATGAACCATGGCAAAATCTAATGTTGAAATGCAACCGTTACTCTAATTTTAACGTTAAAAATctgaatatttattaataactcTGATTATGATTGCAGACATTTGAGCAGTTTGAGTTGGATGGCTGTGAAAACTGTGAAGAGTTTTTGCACATGAAGAATAACAGAGATGCTGTCTATGAGTGCACAAGTGCTAACTTTGATGGGTAAGCATTAATTGCTTtaacatttaatatatttttgttaagttGGCAGTGTTGGTTTCCAATTTTGCATGAATACATGTTCACTTTAATGAGAGCTACTCAACTTTCCAGGCTAAAATGTGTATGCGTTTAAGATACAGCTGATTAACTTGTGTGCTCTCAGAGATATCAAAAGGATAAATTTGCTGCATAGTTTTCTAAGAATCCGATAGAGTTTACTCAGATGTTAATAAGTACTAAtcatgtctttttttattttatctgtgATTGTGATGATTTGTATTTGTATACAGTATTGTAAACAACACTTGATAGAATCTTGGGTGTAAAATGTAaggaattctatgtttatttattattatttcattggtctACTAGTTAAAGTGGAGTGACGGCCCTTGagattgttgttattgttgtctgAAGCCTGAGTTTTGTAATTAATAGTAGAAGTACAGTATAAAAGGCAGTTTTCATAGTTTGTTGTATATTTAATAGTTCAACTTTTGTCGGTGTTATCTACAGTTAGAGTTATTCCACttgctttattaaatatatatatatatatcttgttctTAATACATCCCTGGTGTTTCTTTGCATTGTTGAAATACATACGTTATGTGTCCATGTCATAGCCATATGCCAGGAGTTCACAATTTTGATTCATCTAGCAgtgttaaaacatattttttttgttaaggttTGAGAAAagagattgtaaaaaaaaattaaaaatcaattataCTGTTATAATGTACACAACTATggtaaaaacaaattctttgataaaactgACATATTGTTTTTGATTAACAGGTTGATAGCTATGATGAGTCCAGAAGACAGTTGGGTGGCAAAATGGCAAAGGATTGGTAAGATaatcgtttgtttgtttttttcttttagaaagcTGCTATATTTTCAGGACTTttgattaaaacattatttgcCTAAAATATTTTTGACTGCCATTTGTTGAGATGGGCTGTTAGAATTGCATTGACATAGAcatattaaaatgtcttttttaaaagaatgtttAGAGTCTGTTCTATTCAGAAGCTGAATCAATGTCTCCtaatttcttattttaatttttgtaacttaaataataatgtttttaatttatcaatatttaaataaaacgaTTTCTCTCTACATGTAAATAGTTTTCTTGTccccttaaaaaataaaatccctCTTTGCCAGCGCACATTGAGCGCCACATATTGAGAAGCCCTGTCATAATAAGAGTATCATAATATTTAGAGATAAAAACATCTAGCTTTTTTGAAGGGCTAAAGATAAGAATGAGTGATAATTGATAATGTctgaacaaaaatgtttatgattCTGTTTACAGAGAGATTTACTAAAGGATGCTACGCTATTTCTGTTACTGGTCACTTACCCCCAGGCATTGTGAGAGATCTCCGCGCTAAGGGACGTATATATAACTCGAGGGATGTCAGCGCAAGAACATAATGGTGTCACCTTTTTATGTTTCACTTGATGTATTTATGTAAAGACTATTAAAAATATCATTACTCATTAAAGCTCTCATTTTATTACTGTTTGAATTGTTGGATTTACTTTATAATTAGATAAAACAGATAAAAGACATTCACTGtaatgtttattgtttatgtAATGTAAAACTATAAAAACTATTACTGTTTAAACAGGAGAAACCTtatcaaatttcttttttctacAAAACTTGACATCAAAAGAATATCATGAACAGGCTTGATAAGTCgattaactttgtttttatgtAAGATTTTAACTGCACTACTGTTACAGTGGGTTCCTCTAGTACTTCCTCGATATTGATATTATTTTGTGCTAGTTAGGAAAGAGTTGAGCATCAGATTATGCAGAGCATTTCAACACTTCATATTCTGTACATTTCtgtcattttacgtctcgagagatgatcttttccctttgctacttctcatgtgactaaagaggccaatccttggtCCACAGCTGCGgccacaggttgggcatctgcaATCACCAGGCACCGGTGcactttcacctttctttctactactgttgtgtatggcatctgcaatctgaGACCCTTACTTTATGCTCTCTCACCATGTGGTCaaatccagtgccactttttcctttgattttgaagagcttcaagTTGTGTACATCAGTAACTTTAAATAGAAGATGACCAGcagccttctgttagatcaccatacagaatgtcttgtggaagtcgaccgtggcattctatgaacgtgaccaagccagccagggcatctgctgctgataacagataCACCAAAGAGACAGCTATATAGTAGTTATCCCCATTGTATTGATTAAACAAGAACTTTTGGCATAAAAATTGAGTCCAAAGATGGTtgatattgaatatttttattgcaacaaaaaaaaaacatgtacacaTAATATATGAGATACATTTCACATCAAGTCATTTAAGGATTACTGTATCAcagttatatttttattttgtatacattTGGGTGTCAGTTGTAACATAATGTTCTGTTACAACTGAAGTACTACAGTCACAACCTCATTCTCACTAACTACCATTGTAGAACaaagtaggttttttttttgtaaaaattttagAAGGAATCTTTTTTCAAGTATGACACATTCAGGTGACTTTTGTAAGATACattaataacaagaaaaaatagTAAGGTcatcattattttaaacatgTGGTAAAGTTTTAATTCTTGCTCTTTGAAAAatatctgctttttttttagggaaaaaAATTGGTTCTGAACAGTATGTAAAAATCCTATAACTATggcaaaaatattcaaaatggatagaaatttaagttttaaagaaaacaagctCCCCCTCTCCCTCTTTATGAGGTTAACTAAGTCTGATCCAAAAATGAATTCTTTTCAGATCAATGAACAATACagtaaaatattaatagtaGATTGCTTAAAAATAGTTTCTGTAAAATGTGACCTTAAAACACATTAAGTAATAGTTAGCTACATGGGATCTGTGGCTGAGTGACATGTACTttttggctacctatcaaggggggcTTGGGCTCATATCCCTTGAGCTGATTTttgtttgctgagtgcctaaaggcagatCCAGATACCTCCTCCCCTCAGTGTATCTACAAAAGTGACTTAGACCATAGCACACGAAGAATGCTATATCATGAAAGATACGAAAgcaattcagaaaaaaaaaaatctaataaaaagtTTGTGGCAAAACTctaattttcatttcatttatatatGATGTACACAAGCCCAATCGTAAACTCTTAaagggtttgtttttttattacaatgctGTGGAAGGAATGATAAGCAGGATCTTAGCCTTTCAAACCAAATTATTGAGGGGGGGCAATATCGGTGGACAAAGTAAATATTTCCTCaccacaaaaaaattaatactgtaaaaaaaatataagaaattggAATAAATGATCATTATGCAACTTTGCTAATTCTCACAAATGAAAATTGAATCTATTCAAATGCATTTTGTCCCTAGCGTCAAAACTCGCAACCTCACAAATTAATTGTCAAACTCGACATAAACCAACAACGCAGTTTTTGTATGTACATTAGGTGAGAGCCATGAGATGGAGGACACATGTCAAAATgtcaataaaagtaataattaaggTTATATACACAATATAGAACAAGCTACGACTGTAGAGTTTGTTATACACTATTGAATGTGTACACTGTACAGCAACATGCAACATTTAATGGGTAAATAGTGAGAAGCTCTAGCAACAGGTGCACATTTTCAAACTATACAAGTTGACACAAGCCCAATGATACATTTCTCTCATTGTCTCATGTACAATAAGAGAGGGTAACAAGGTTAACAATCCACCATGAAAATGTAGACCTTCATTGAACATTAATTGGGGGGATTTTCACACCAAAAGTCAATCACAGAAATCCACTCTTCTGTGTGCTTTTTACCTTAATTAAGCTttaaaatagagaaagaagagaaagtgataggaggAAATGTGGTGgggaaaaaatttaaaaaaaaaaaaaagcaatgtcaaggaagccatattgaaagatcactgctgccaactaaattaatgaataaaaattactttgtgctacaagaaaaaaaaatatgattcaaCAGAACTGAAAAGTGCATACAAATTATTTGGCTTATATAACGTACATCAGAGTATActaaaaagcttgctatttttTTGGATTAGCCtccatgtattaaaaaaaatctccaatTCTACTTTGAAAAAATTGCAAGGGTAAAGTTGACCTtttagatcttgcaatctatgcgGCAGATAGacaaaataatacaatagtGACATATTAATAACATTAACAGACGATAAAGAGGTCATGTTTCTGTGGTCAGcccaatgaccaaccgcctttacttatccccaactaatgtcagatacccattagagctgggtggactcagaagcgtcCTAAAggtaccaaaaataaaaatcccaggattcaaacctgggaacCCCGATTCTGAAACCAAGcaattaaccactcagccacagtgcctcctgaaaaatagtaatagttcaaaaatgaaaagtttgtagtgatacaaagaaacaaatctTTCTTCCAACTAGacgaaataatttaatattgacatattaattacattgagaaaaaaatatattttcactcTTGAGTTAGTAACagcaattatatattttagaaTGTCAACAAGTTTATGGTCTAGAAATtatcattttaatttcaaactaGCAGAAAACtcatttaacaaaacaaataatttaataataataataaacaatgtttatttccttttttttgaaTGGACCATGGTATCAAACACAGCACAGATTTAACTTAGTGTGACGGTAAGGattgaaaaatgaaaataatggcATTTAAAATAGGAATATAATGATTTTTCAGCATTTTATATTGATAGGCTTCACATCTTTGCTCAAACTGTGTCTGTGCTGTTGTTAGCATTTCTAATTATTATCCTAGCAAAACTATATGTAAAACTAGTCAATTCATTCaccaataaaaacaaacaaatccaaAATGAGAAAGTcaaaaagtttacaaaaaaaaaaataatttacacagGTAAACAATTGAGATAAATAAACAGctaaactaaaatatttcaatctCTCTCTAAATGTTGGAGAAAAATTGTTGATACAATTGatattaaccttcaaatttgtcaTTGATTGGTCTTCAAATTTTAAATTGATCAACTATATGATACATCCCCTTTGAATTCTCCACCGTCAATACTATGGAAAAGACATTCAACAATATGCCTCTAAATATGAGTGCACAAACAGCAAGGAATCAAATAagttttttaaagctattttttgttttttatatcaaaatcaAGGtctaatttgttaaaaaactgAATGAAACAGAGgaactgtttttttaaaatgctttaacTATCTAGCTCTGCTTGTGAATTTAGATGCTACTTAAATAGAAGGATCCTAACCATGGAATTaagatattattaaaatatccttgAATCACCTACAAAGATGGCATCACAAAtaagaaaattgaaaaacagAATCACTATTGCAATAGGACCCACAATGACTTGCTGACCATTgtcaaaaaatgtaaatttaaactGTATGGGCGtattacaaggtcctcagggttCACAAAGATCTTcctccagggaacagtaccaggaaaaagaaagaggcaATCAAAGAGAGtgataaaaagacaacataaaagattgagtgggcctgtcattgaaagagactAGTCAAGTCAAAAGACAGAAGACTGGAGAGAGAGACTGTCAACAGAAcatgtgtggtgtcccaactgTCCAGCAGACTAATGGATAGGTAAAGGTGAGAACTATTTCTAGTAAAGTCTTTATTTCAAGTCTACAAAATTAGGTTCAGCAACACCAAAATAAATAGCTTTATTACTTTGAAAATTCAAGTAGATTTTTGAAGACTTTTATTAGCATAAGATTCAATTTTAAGTGGTACCATAGTTCCATATACACACATTTGAAAACAATGGCAATATTTAATGTTCCAGCATAATATGGAACAATTAATGTACAAGTCCAGGATGGCTGCTTGGTTGTATAGTTTGCATTCTGGACTGTTATTCTGTGGTctcaatggtcctgggttcaaaccttaCCTGCTGCCATCTCCCATCATCTTCAAATTTGAAGGAACccccaaaacatgtcaaacattatACAGACAAGCAATCAATAGATTGAGTAAACGCTACAATACTGCGCAAAATGTTGCGACACTAAAGAGGCtagttaaaaacaataaatgcaAGTACAAATTacaaccattaaaaaaaaaaacaggggacATCACAATACTCCTTAGCTTTTATCATCGCATTATTCAGCATTGTGAGAGACAAACAAGgtggatattttatttttcactagCTCTACACCTGATCATATACAAATTCATTTGTAAAGTCTTGTATAAgccaataatatatttttaaagcttatgtCAGAAAAGACTAAGTATCTGTGCCATGACCTTCATAAGATGTCCCCACACTAGGATTATGGTGCCGCCGTTTTACTTCCCTGTGACTTCCCTGGTCTGAGTCGTCGTGCAGTatctagggggaaaaaaagttttattttaatagtatGGAATAAAATATTTggtagaaactttttttttctaaaaaaatatcccTGTATATTTGGATATCTGTAGAATCAAAAagttgccattattattattagaaagtaaaaaaaaaagtaaaatttattgCTGCTGTTtggaaaaataattgataatctaattaaataaatggTCCGATCATCAGATTAatcaattaatctttttttttttaattcaaagaaTTAAATGTCTAATGCTAATTAttcagttttgtaaataaaacagaagttgttttttttttttaacaatatcgTTTTATCAAGAGTTCTGTAAATAGTTCTCTAGGTTGTCTCCCTTTAAGAGACAACAACTATGTAACAGAAGCATTTCTTTTCACAGAACCTTAGATTTATGTATGTGTCCAATTCAGTCATAATTTAGAGAATATGAAAGATGTGTTAATGAAGTAGTTAATTATAATAGACAAAAGCTGGAAAGAAGCCCCCAGTGGATAAAGAAAAACCTAAGAAGCACACGACAATCCCAGCCTCAGAGGTGGTATAAAGATAGATTACTCTATTTGTACAGAGatataataatttctttaaataaataattttttttaaaagttttaacgATATTTAAATATGATACCAATATAATGTTAGTCTAGGTTTATATTTATTATGTCAATTAAATTATCAACAAAGGAATAGCATCAGAAGAACTACtgacattttttctttgtttatataAAACTGTTTATAAATTTCAACCTTTATGGAACCCTTGATAAAGCCATATACATGTAAcaaattgaatgtaataaatgaaaattagttGGGTTTTAATTCTTGTAACAATGTAAGCTCTTGAgctttcatttatatttttaacaattttattctatttaaatctaaaacTTATGTTAAAATTGATCAAATGAATAAAGTAAAGagtaagcttaaaaaaaaaaaaaaaagtacaaaacagCAAATGGAATTCTATCAATGAAAAACAACTAATCACaagtaaaagatttttaaaaaaatgtcttcaattTTGTCAACATTGCACCTGTCATTCCAAGAGTTAAAAATTGAACTGTGAAATGTTTGGAATGGAAGCAATTTTTGTTGAAGTCACAAGATCTGCATTAAGCCAACACCAGAAAATCTGATTGTCTTTTGagtgttcttttttaaaacagaacatttggaaatgaaatgttaagaattttttgcaATTAATGAAAAGGGGTGTTACTCAAAGGCAGAGTCTCGCCAACAGTCAAATCTTCATCTAATTTCTGCAATATTATGTACAAAGACATTAGCACAGTCCTACAGTAAAAATTTAAACTGTAAATGTAGTCAAGTACCCCTGTCAGACTCAAGATCTATAGAAAAGATAATGTGAAGGCCATATGTTTCTAAGGCTGACAGTTAACCAGGTTGTtgtg belongs to Biomphalaria glabrata chromosome 12, xgBioGlab47.1, whole genome shotgun sequence and includes:
- the LOC106075110 gene encoding transcription elongation factor SPT4-like produces the protein MSLETVPKELRNLRACLLCSLVKTFEQFELDGCENCEEFLHMKNNRDAVYECTSANFDGLIAMMSPEDSWVAKWQRIERFTKGCYAISVTGHLPPGIVRDLRAKGRIYNSRDVSART